A portion of the Deinococcus apachensis DSM 19763 genome contains these proteins:
- a CDS encoding hybrid sensor histidine kinase/response regulator, producing the protein MTGGHALPEPGQPLRVLHLEDNELDHELVTLHLDGELPWPVEIERVEDEEGFLGALETHCPHLILSDYALPGYDGLSAFHAAHARAPQLPFIIVTGAMGEEVAVDTLRQGVTDYILKQRLERLAPSVKRAISEADARDRRERAEQEVRQLNLSLQARLEEVERLRGIAEGQRQRLETQARQLEEALNLQKTFLAETSHELRTPLTALLGYLRRAEREVGGSQTLQDAQRVAENMTRLVNDLLQLSRGELVQGIETHFVNLGNIVRQVGRDYGVRAEAPDLEVVGDPGRLTQVFVNLVSNAIRVCGTSALVRLEARQEDGRVCAAVIDRGPGIPDHVKPRIFDKFYRGKEAGSAGLGLTIAQQVVHSHGGTIEVLDTPGGGATFKVCLPTPDEDEDDLALETDFYPVPTDNPAS; encoded by the coding sequence GTGACCGGCGGCCACGCCCTTCCCGAACCCGGCCAGCCCCTGCGGGTCCTGCACCTGGAGGACAACGAACTCGACCACGAACTCGTCACCCTGCACCTCGACGGCGAGCTGCCCTGGCCGGTCGAGATCGAGCGGGTGGAGGACGAGGAGGGCTTCCTGGGCGCCCTGGAGACCCACTGCCCCCACCTGATCCTGAGCGACTACGCCCTGCCCGGCTACGACGGCCTGAGCGCCTTCCACGCCGCCCATGCCCGCGCGCCCCAGCTCCCCTTCATCATCGTGACGGGCGCGATGGGCGAGGAGGTGGCGGTCGACACCCTGAGGCAGGGCGTGACCGACTACATCCTCAAGCAGCGCCTGGAGCGCCTGGCGCCCAGCGTGAAACGCGCCATCTCCGAGGCCGACGCCCGCGACCGCCGCGAGCGCGCCGAGCAGGAGGTGCGCCAGCTCAACCTCTCCCTCCAGGCCCGGCTGGAGGAGGTCGAGCGGCTGCGCGGCATCGCGGAGGGGCAGCGTCAGCGCCTGGAAACGCAGGCCCGGCAGCTCGAGGAGGCCCTGAACCTCCAGAAGACCTTCCTGGCGGAGACCAGCCACGAACTCCGCACGCCGCTCACCGCCCTGCTGGGCTACCTGCGCCGCGCCGAGCGCGAGGTGGGGGGCAGTCAGACCCTCCAGGACGCGCAGCGCGTCGCCGAGAACATGACCCGGCTCGTCAACGACCTGCTGCAACTCTCGCGGGGCGAACTCGTGCAGGGGATCGAGACGCATTTCGTGAACCTGGGCAATATCGTCCGCCAGGTGGGGCGCGATTACGGGGTGCGGGCCGAGGCCCCCGACCTGGAGGTCGTCGGCGACCCCGGGCGGCTGACCCAGGTGTTCGTGAACCTTGTCAGCAACGCGATCCGCGTGTGCGGCACCTCCGCCCTGGTGAGGCTGGAGGCCCGCCAGGAGGACGGCCGGGTCTGCGCTGCCGTGATCGACCGCGGCCCCGGCATTCCCGACCACGTCAAGCCTCGCATCTTCGACAAGTTCTACCGGGGCAAGGAGGCGGGGTCCGCTGGGCTGGGCCTCACCATCGCCCAGCAGGTCGTCCACTCGCACGGCGGCACCATTGAGGTGCTGGACACGCCCGGTGGCGGCGCCACCTTCAAGGTGTGTCTCCCCACCCCCGACGAGGACGAGGACGACCTGGCACTGGAGACGGACTTCTACCCGGTCCCCACCGACAATCCGGCCTCCTGA
- a CDS encoding PAS domain S-box protein — protein MTRLPRRHLIPLAVLVLVLALSVAAALLLDGLVRAQQSARFDREVSAYTSSLEGRLSDYENLLRGARSFWLVQAGPDQATFAGYVDGLDLTRRFPGVLAVGFIRWEEGPGNRVRAPITRIAPLGDVNRAALGFDMMTEPNRRAAILLAREREASQVSRQLKLVQRGPDGERLDGQLLFLPVRQGGALQGLVYLALRTDELLAGLAPPDAMPGVTVRSLLDGVPLTRAGPAGHAAFQERTRLDAAGATWGLEFSAPGSFGRDVVAAVPSVVLVAGLLVAGLAFLLTQAQVRARERAEEASRTLRESRARLERSRAEFEAIFQAIQDSAAFTDAQGRVRLVNRALTEQFGYPAGELLGEHLALLHLDRRLEGRPAFQAITTPYRRADGSVFSGEAQRSEVTGPHGEVLGVLEVVRDVTERIQAERAVQAEERRSRAVLDAIPHILWVSDPAGNITYLNAQHRERLGRDYVRERVHPEDRSTYDRMWEEAYAAGTRALGEVRLLVGEGRDPYRWFVLRVAPIHGESRREEPEQTRAEGGGVTEWVASATDIHDRLMAERLAQRNEERSRGVLEGMPQIVWLTDPGGRPTYFNRRWSEYVGRDRAGYGFLSLLHPEDRAEYRARWAAAVGSGRPFEAEHRLLGEDGRYRTFVTRGLPVRDTAGQVLEWVGTSTDVDDQVYAEAAARLLADVSEQLSSRADDPLASRAEQYRAALDLVTGRLADSAGLWGRPPELPLLVTSRVDPRRLSPAAREATRRAVGQVVGGEDPLFVTVSAFPLLEEVSASGAVLYPLLGQDGAVRGVLGLTYRQTPTDRDHDLAQELAKRFATALDNDALRFQAAAAQADLQLLNQSLEERVQQRTLELQEANRELEAFSYSVSHDLRTPLRHIVGFGDLLRKEVGSTLSPKGERYLGVITDAAARMSRLIDDLLEFSRMGRQELRRGPVNLGAVVQEAWAALEHDRAGRDARIEIGPLPTVEGDPALLTQVFTNLLSNALKYTRTREQARVDVMATEEPGEVTVTVRDNGVGFDPRYTDKLFGVFQRLHRAEEFEGTGIGLANVRRIVTRHGGRVWAESVPGEGAAFHVTLPLGGTP, from the coding sequence ATGACCCGCCTGCCGCGCCGTCACCTCATCCCGCTGGCCGTGCTCGTGCTCGTGCTGGCGCTGAGTGTCGCCGCCGCCCTGCTGCTGGACGGCCTCGTGCGGGCGCAGCAAAGCGCGCGGTTTGACCGCGAGGTGAGCGCCTACACCTCCAGCCTGGAAGGCCGCCTGAGCGACTACGAGAACCTGCTGCGCGGGGCCCGCTCCTTCTGGCTGGTGCAGGCGGGGCCGGACCAGGCGACGTTCGCTGGCTACGTGGACGGGCTCGACCTGACCCGCCGTTTTCCCGGCGTGCTGGCCGTCGGCTTCATCCGCTGGGAGGAGGGGCCGGGGAATCGGGTGCGCGCCCCCATCACCCGCATCGCCCCTCTGGGGGACGTGAACCGGGCGGCGCTGGGCTTCGACATGATGACCGAGCCCAACCGCCGGGCGGCCATCCTGCTCGCCCGCGAACGCGAGGCCAGCCAGGTTAGCCGCCAGCTCAAGCTCGTGCAGCGCGGCCCGGACGGCGAGCGGCTGGACGGCCAACTCCTGTTTCTCCCGGTGCGCCAGGGCGGGGCGTTGCAGGGCCTGGTGTACCTTGCCCTGCGAACCGACGAGTTGCTGGCGGGCCTGGCGCCCCCGGACGCCATGCCGGGCGTGACCGTCCGCTCCCTGCTGGACGGCGTGCCCCTGACCAGGGCAGGCCCGGCCGGGCACGCCGCCTTTCAGGAGCGCACCCGCCTGGACGCGGCGGGGGCGACCTGGGGGCTGGAGTTCAGCGCCCCGGGGAGCTTCGGGCGGGACGTGGTGGCGGCGGTGCCCAGCGTGGTGCTGGTGGCCGGGCTGCTGGTGGCGGGGCTGGCCTTTTTGCTCACCCAGGCGCAGGTGCGCGCCCGCGAGCGCGCCGAGGAGGCCTCGCGGACCCTGCGCGAGTCGCGCGCCCGGCTGGAGCGGTCCCGGGCCGAGTTCGAGGCGATCTTCCAGGCGATCCAGGACTCGGCGGCCTTTACCGACGCCCAGGGCCGGGTGCGGCTGGTCAACCGGGCGCTCACCGAGCAGTTCGGCTACCCGGCGGGGGAACTCCTGGGCGAGCACCTGGCCCTGCTGCACCTCGACCGCCGGCTGGAGGGCCGCCCCGCCTTCCAAGCGATCACCACGCCCTACCGCCGGGCGGACGGCAGTGTGTTCTCCGGCGAGGCGCAGCGCAGCGAGGTGACCGGCCCCCACGGCGAGGTGCTGGGCGTGCTGGAAGTCGTGCGCGACGTGACGGAACGCATTCAGGCCGAGCGCGCCGTGCAGGCCGAGGAGCGGCGCTCGCGGGCGGTGCTGGACGCCATCCCGCACATCCTGTGGGTCAGCGACCCCGCCGGGAACATCACCTACCTGAACGCCCAGCACCGCGAGCGGCTGGGCCGCGACTACGTGCGCGAGCGCGTCCACCCGGAGGACCGCTCCACCTACGACCGGATGTGGGAGGAGGCCTACGCGGCGGGCACCCGCGCCCTGGGCGAGGTGCGCCTGCTCGTGGGCGAGGGCCGCGACCCCTACCGCTGGTTCGTGCTGCGGGTGGCCCCCATCCACGGGGAAAGCCGCCGGGAGGAGCCTGAACAGACCCGGGCGGAGGGCGGCGGCGTGACCGAGTGGGTCGCCTCCGCCACCGACATCCACGACCGCCTGATGGCTGAGCGGCTCGCCCAGCGCAACGAGGAACGCTCGCGCGGGGTGTTGGAGGGCATGCCCCAGATCGTGTGGCTCACCGACCCGGGCGGGCGGCCCACCTACTTCAACCGCCGCTGGTCGGAGTACGTGGGCCGGGACCGGGCGGGCTACGGCTTCCTCAGCCTGTTGCACCCGGAAGACCGCGCCGAGTACAGGGCGCGCTGGGCCGCCGCCGTGGGGAGCGGGCGCCCCTTTGAGGCCGAACACCGCCTGCTGGGCGAAGACGGCCGCTACCGCACCTTCGTGACGCGCGGCCTGCCCGTGCGGGACACGGCGGGACAGGTGCTGGAGTGGGTGGGCACGAGCACCGACGTGGACGACCAGGTCTACGCCGAGGCCGCCGCCCGATTGCTCGCCGACGTGTCCGAGCAGCTCTCCAGCCGCGCCGACGACCCGCTGGCATCCCGCGCCGAGCAGTACCGGGCGGCGCTCGACCTCGTGACCGGGCGCCTCGCCGACAGCGCCGGGCTGTGGGGCAGGCCCCCGGAGCTGCCGCTGCTCGTCACCTCCCGGGTCGACCCCAGGCGGCTCTCGCCCGCCGCCCGCGAGGCGACCCGCCGGGCCGTCGGGCAGGTCGTGGGGGGCGAGGACCCGCTCTTCGTGACCGTCTCCGCCTTCCCGCTGCTGGAGGAGGTGAGCGCCAGCGGGGCGGTGCTGTACCCCCTGCTGGGCCAGGACGGGGCCGTGCGCGGGGTGCTGGGCCTGACCTACCGCCAGACCCCGACCGACCGCGATCACGACCTCGCCCAGGAACTCGCCAAGCGGTTCGCCACCGCCCTCGACAACGACGCCCTGCGCTTCCAGGCTGCCGCAGCCCAGGCGGACCTCCAGCTTCTGAACCAGTCGCTGGAGGAACGTGTGCAGCAGCGCACCCTGGAACTCCAGGAGGCCAACCGCGAGCTGGAGGCCTTTTCCTACTCGGTGTCGCACGACCTGCGGACGCCGTTGCGCCACATCGTGGGCTTCGGCGACCTGCTCCGCAAGGAGGTGGGGAGCACCCTCAGCCCCAAGGGCGAGCGTTACCTGGGCGTGATCACCGACGCGGCCGCGCGCATGAGCCGCCTGATCGACGACCTGCTGGAGTTCTCGCGCATGGGCCGTCAGGAGCTGCGGCGCGGCCCGGTGAACCTGGGCGCGGTGGTGCAGGAGGCCTGGGCGGCGCTCGAACACGACCGTGCGGGCCGGGACGCCCGAATCGAGATCGGGCCGCTGCCTACCGTGGAGGGCGACCCGGCGCTGCTCACCCAGGTGTTCACCAACCTGCTCTCCAACGCCCTGAAATACACCCGCACTCGCGAGCAGGCCCGCGTCGACGTGATGGCGACCGAGGAGCCCGGGGAGGTCACCGTCACGGTCCGTGACAACGGCGTCGGTTTCGATCCCCGCTACACGGATAAACTGTTCGGTGTGTTTCAACGTCTGCACCGCGCCGAGGAGTTCGAGGGCACCGGCATTGGCCTGGCGAACGTCCGCCGCATCGTGACCCGCCACGGGGGCCGAGTCTGGGCCGAATCCGTCCCTGGGGAGGGTGCCGCCTTCCACGTGACCCTGCCGCTGGGGGGAACTCCGTGA
- the aroE gene encoding shikimate dehydrogenase: protein MTHGVPLPSSTGSGVLRAFLYADPAAHSLSPAMHAAAFAHAGLTGEYTAVRVPAAELGVALGRLREPGILGANLSLPHKEAALSHLDDLTPAARAIGAVNTVVNRDGRLVGENTDAPGLLQALLDLGAGSTGERELDGPVVILGAGGAARAAVYTALILMKRDVYLFNRTRARAEELAAFWNAPEAEFQVKAADLHDIPWPEVRLLVNASSAGLSNPDETPLPGFDFTSLPPDALVYDMVYKPLETRLMRGARAAGVRAENGLSMLAHQARLAFLAWTGVDVPARVFLGALGATRP from the coding sequence GTGACCCACGGCGTGCCTCTCCCCAGCAGCACGGGCTCCGGCGTGCTGCGTGCCTTCCTGTACGCCGACCCCGCCGCGCATTCCCTCTCGCCCGCCATGCACGCCGCCGCCTTCGCCCACGCAGGCCTGACAGGTGAGTACACAGCAGTTCGGGTGCCCGCCGCCGAGCTGGGGGTGGCGCTGGGACGCCTGCGGGAGCCCGGTATCCTGGGCGCCAACCTCAGCCTGCCGCACAAGGAGGCCGCCCTCTCCCATCTGGATGACCTGACCCCGGCGGCAAGAGCCATAGGGGCGGTGAATACGGTGGTCAACCGGGACGGGCGGCTGGTGGGGGAGAACACGGACGCGCCGGGGCTGCTTCAAGCCTTGCTCGACCTGGGCGCGGGAAGTACGGGCGAACGGGAATTGGACGGCCCCGTCGTCATCCTGGGTGCGGGTGGGGCTGCCAGGGCTGCCGTCTACACGGCCCTGATCCTGATGAAGCGGGACGTGTACCTCTTCAACCGTACGCGGGCGCGGGCTGAGGAGCTGGCTGCCTTCTGGAACGCGCCAGAGGCGGAATTCCAGGTCAAGGCCGCCGATCTCCACGACATCCCCTGGCCCGAGGTCCGCCTCCTCGTCAACGCCTCCAGCGCGGGCCTCTCCAACCCGGACGAGACGCCGCTGCCCGGCTTCGACTTCACGAGCTTGCCGCCCGACGCCCTCGTCTACGACATGGTGTACAAGCCCCTTGAGACGCGGCTGATGCGGGGAGCCCGCGCGGCTGGAGTGCGCGCCGAGAACGGCCTGTCCATGCTCGCCCACCAGGCGCGGCTCGCCTTTCTCGCCTGGACGGGGGTGGACGTGCCCGCACGGGTGTTCCTGGGGGCGCTGGGGGCCACCCGCCCATGA
- a CDS encoding PhoH family protein: MTERNPGQPTPAATEATNGGTTATLHLANQREAFALLGTGDANLRRMRELTPAKIIARGETVTITGEQADVQAAERMVRDALDVVRTGGELTPESLLRSARLSGEGRSLAQETQVNGLSLPRGLKAKTPGQKVYLEKIEASDITFGVGPAGTGKTYLAVAMAVQALKAKKVKRIILTRPAVEAGERLGFLPGDLQAKIDPYLRPLYDALYDMLDQEKFESYLTSGVIEVAPLAFMRGRTLNDAFVILDEAQNTTGEQMKMFLTRMGFSSKVVVTGDVTQIDLPRHVTSGLAVAKRVLSRIEGIAWHEFTDVDVVRHPLVGKIIKAYEAAEDAEQDKRAARRGEFANIPEDDADAK; encoded by the coding sequence TTGACAGAACGTAATCCCGGCCAGCCCACCCCCGCCGCCACCGAGGCCACGAACGGGGGAACAACCGCGACCCTGCACCTCGCCAACCAGCGCGAGGCCTTCGCCCTGCTGGGGACGGGGGACGCGAACCTGCGGCGCATGCGGGAGCTGACCCCCGCCAAGATCATCGCGCGGGGCGAGACGGTGACCATTACCGGCGAGCAGGCCGATGTGCAGGCCGCCGAGCGCATGGTCCGCGACGCCCTCGACGTGGTGCGGACCGGCGGCGAACTCACGCCCGAGAGCCTGCTGCGCTCCGCCCGCCTGAGCGGTGAGGGCCGCAGCCTGGCCCAGGAGACGCAGGTCAATGGCCTGAGCCTGCCGCGCGGCCTCAAGGCCAAGACGCCGGGGCAAAAGGTCTACCTCGAAAAGATCGAGGCCTCTGATATCACTTTCGGCGTCGGGCCCGCCGGAACGGGCAAGACGTACCTCGCGGTGGCGATGGCCGTGCAGGCCCTCAAGGCCAAGAAGGTCAAGCGCATCATCCTGACCCGTCCGGCGGTCGAGGCGGGCGAGCGGCTGGGCTTCCTGCCCGGCGACCTCCAGGCCAAGATCGACCCCTACCTGCGCCCCCTGTACGACGCCCTGTACGACATGCTCGACCAGGAGAAGTTCGAGTCGTACCTGACGAGCGGGGTGATCGAGGTCGCGCCGCTGGCCTTCATGCGGGGCCGCACGCTCAACGACGCCTTCGTCATCCTCGACGAGGCACAGAACACGACCGGCGAGCAGATGAAGATGTTCCTGACCCGTATGGGCTTTTCCTCCAAGGTCGTCGTGACGGGTGACGTGACCCAAATCGACCTGCCACGCCACGTGACGAGCGGATTGGCCGTCGCCAAGCGGGTGCTGAGCCGTATCGAGGGCATCGCCTGGCATGAGTTCACCGACGTGGACGTGGTGCGTCACCCGCTGGTCGGCAAGATCATCAAGGCGTACGAAGCCGCCGAGGACGCTGAGCAGGACAAGCGGGCCGCCCGCCGGGGCGAGTTCGCCAATATCCCTGAGGACGACGCGGACGCGAAGTAG
- the ybeY gene encoding rRNA maturation RNase YbeY, with product MIDLIARKTPPPGLRPALRASLAAAMRHFGVEDREVTVVLVGDQAIRGLKREHWGEDAPTDVLSFPTWEPGDPFMPPHLGDIFISLDTAGRQAQARGHSLTLEVALLASHGLTHLVGHDHPHAEGLGFEEGATGPEWQVFHDAWDAARSALPQEA from the coding sequence GTGATCGACCTGATCGCCCGCAAAACCCCGCCGCCCGGCCTCCGTCCCGCCCTGCGCGCCAGCCTCGCGGCGGCGATGCGGCATTTCGGCGTGGAGGACCGCGAGGTGACGGTCGTGCTCGTCGGGGACCAGGCTATTCGAGGCCTGAAGCGCGAACACTGGGGCGAGGATGCGCCCACCGATGTGCTGAGTTTTCCAACCTGGGAGCCGGGCGACCCCTTCATGCCGCCGCACCTGGGGGACATCTTCATCAGCCTGGATACGGCGGGGCGGCAGGCCCAGGCGCGGGGCCACTCTCTGACGCTGGAGGTCGCGCTCCTCGCCAGCCACGGCCTGACCCACCTCGTCGGCCACGACCACCCGCACGCGGAGGGCCTGGGCTTTGAGGAGGGGGCGACGGGGCCGGAGTGGCAGGTCTTCCACGACGCCTGGGACGCGGCCCGCTCCGCCCTGCCCCAGGAAGCGTGA
- a CDS encoding diacylglycerol kinase gives MRSEGSALSWRRWIRSAGFAWAGIIHTYRVQANFRIEIWAAVLAVTLALALRAPLSPILISCALVLSVELLNTALEAVVDLASPGWHPLAKLAKDAAAGAVLVASLGALLVGLVVLGPPLLRLLG, from the coding sequence GTGAGGTCAGAGGGCTCGGCCCTCTCGTGGCGCCGTTGGATCCGCTCGGCGGGCTTCGCCTGGGCCGGAATCATCCACACTTACCGGGTGCAGGCGAACTTTCGCATTGAGATATGGGCGGCAGTCCTCGCGGTCACGCTCGCCCTCGCCCTGCGCGCCCCGCTCTCGCCCATCCTGATCTCCTGCGCCCTGGTCCTGAGCGTGGAGTTGCTGAACACGGCGCTGGAGGCGGTCGTGGACCTCGCCAGCCCCGGCTGGCACCCGCTGGCGAAACTGGCGAAGGACGCGGCGGCGGGCGCGGTGCTGGTGGCGAGTCTGGGCGCGCTGCTCGTTGGGCTGGTGGTGCTGGGGCCGCCGCTGCTGCGGCTGCTCGGCTGA
- a CDS encoding hemolysin family protein: protein MNDWLGVASLLFLVVANGYFVAVEYALVSVRRTRIDQLVEEGSRAARTVQRVLSRLDLYIAAVQLGVSMMSLLIGFIAEPAIEHLMEPVFRSAGLPEGWQRPTSFLVAFALSTMLHIVLGELVPKSAALQKSEQLAITLVRPLVWFTTIFRPIILGLNGLGALVLRLMGLKAVAGHHTAYSEEEIRMIVSASSQEGVLEDDEKELVYNVFDLSDTTVREIMTPRVDMVVVDGASPLRRLLELNSEHGYSRVPVFQDTADNIVGIAHTSDMLRHLDDLDETTIADVMRPVFFVPEGMKIKDLLAKMREKKSHLSIVVDEFGGTSGLVTLEDALEEIVGEIYDETDEDEQPLIEVIGEGVYLMDASLTVGEVEERLGTNLEDGEGEYDTLSGFMTSHFGDIPEVGQSFVHEGWAFVVEEADQRRVARVRVERAATPDPLESVEDHVRD from the coding sequence ATGAATGATTGGCTAGGCGTGGCATCGCTGCTGTTTCTGGTGGTCGCCAACGGATATTTCGTCGCGGTCGAGTACGCGCTCGTGAGCGTGCGCCGGACCCGCATTGATCAACTCGTGGAGGAGGGCAGCCGGGCTGCCAGAACGGTGCAGCGCGTTCTGAGCCGCCTCGACCTCTACATCGCCGCCGTGCAGCTCGGCGTGTCGATGATGAGCCTCCTCATCGGCTTTATCGCCGAGCCCGCCATCGAACACCTCATGGAGCCGGTGTTCCGGTCGGCGGGGTTGCCCGAGGGGTGGCAGCGGCCCACCTCGTTCCTGGTGGCGTTTGCACTTTCCACCATGCTGCACATCGTCCTGGGCGAACTCGTGCCCAAGTCGGCCGCGCTGCAAAAGAGCGAACAACTGGCGATCACCCTCGTGCGCCCGCTCGTCTGGTTCACCACTATCTTCCGGCCGATCATCCTGGGTCTGAACGGGCTGGGCGCCCTGGTGCTGCGGCTGATGGGCCTCAAAGCTGTGGCCGGGCACCACACCGCCTACTCCGAAGAGGAGATTCGCATGATCGTCAGCGCGTCGAGCCAGGAGGGCGTGTTGGAGGACGACGAGAAGGAACTCGTGTACAACGTGTTCGACCTCTCGGATACGACGGTGCGCGAGATTATGACCCCGCGGGTGGACATGGTCGTCGTGGACGGGGCGAGCCCGCTGCGAAGGCTGCTGGAGCTGAACAGCGAGCACGGTTACTCGCGGGTCCCCGTGTTTCAGGACACCGCGGACAACATCGTGGGGATCGCGCACACCTCCGACATGCTCCGGCACCTCGACGACCTCGACGAGACCACCATCGCGGACGTGATGCGCCCGGTCTTCTTTGTGCCCGAGGGCATGAAGATCAAGGACCTGCTCGCCAAGATGCGCGAGAAGAAGTCGCACCTGAGCATCGTGGTGGACGAGTTCGGCGGCACCTCGGGCCTGGTCACGCTGGAGGACGCCTTGGAGGAGATCGTGGGCGAAATCTACGACGAGACGGACGAGGACGAGCAGCCGCTGATCGAGGTGATTGGCGAGGGCGTGTATCTGATGGACGCGAGCCTCACCGTCGGCGAGGTCGAGGAGCGGCTGGGCACCAATCTGGAGGACGGCGAGGGCGAGTACGACACCCTCTCGGGCTTCATGACGAGCCACTTCGGCGACATCCCGGAGGTGGGGCAGAGCTTCGTGCATGAGGGCTGGGCCTTCGTCGTCGAGGAGGCCGACCAGCGCCGCGTGGCCCGCGTCCGGGTCGAGCGCGCCGCCACCCCCGACCCCCTGGAATCCGTGGAGGACCATGTTCGTGATTGA
- the cdd gene encoding cytidine deaminase — translation MFVIDPNLSGTETTDAVPAPDPQLLEGAKVAFKQAYAPYSKFRVGAALRTPDGRVYLGANVENASYGLGRCAEQSAVQAMATAGAREFTDLVVYSEATPPASPCGACRQILFEFSPDARVVCVNQHGDVVSGLVRDFLPHGFRLEQRDDGHKVGTE, via the coding sequence ATGTTCGTGATTGACCCTAACCTGAGCGGTACGGAAACGACTGACGCCGTCCCCGCGCCCGACCCCCAACTGCTGGAGGGGGCAAAAGTTGCTTTCAAACAGGCCTACGCTCCCTACAGCAAATTCCGCGTCGGCGCGGCCCTGAGAACGCCCGACGGCCGGGTCTACCTCGGCGCCAATGTCGAGAACGCCAGCTACGGCCTGGGCCGCTGCGCCGAGCAGAGTGCGGTGCAGGCAATGGCGACGGCCGGGGCGCGCGAGTTCACCGACCTCGTGGTGTACTCCGAGGCCACGCCGCCCGCCAGCCCCTGTGGTGCGTGCCGCCAGATTCTCTTCGAGTTCAGCCCGGACGCCCGTGTGGTGTGCGTGAACCAGCACGGCGACGTGGTGAGCGGCCTGGTGCGCGATTTCCTGCCGCACGGCTTCCGGCTGGAGCAAAGGGATGACGGGCACAAGGTGGGGACGGAGTAG
- a CDS encoding IS110 family transposase, which translates to MVVLGIDVGKRELFVSLQETQSGMDVWVIAKRGPIANTAAGLHDLTTWLQKRTSGDVQVVMEAPTVYWERCAHHFHAQGVAVSVVNPDQIKYFARSVLRRGKTDAMDAEIIARYGLVMQPGCWAPPSTTLNDLKHLTRERESVLGRRTRENNHLIALRDAHHASAVVVTLAAQRLELLDRQLVALDEALHTLVNTDQELQQQLKLLLTVPGFAFISAVTILAETAGFSRLSTGAEISAAAGMAPSPQQSGSKTGRGSISKTGNARLRRIAYLCALGAAKSNSRLKIFYEQLKARGKPPKVALTALGRKLLCIGLAVVKSGTPYQDDFGPCNARADGPAQPAILCG; encoded by the coding sequence ATGGTTGTCCTCGGCATTGACGTCGGCAAGCGGGAGCTGTTCGTGAGCCTGCAGGAGACCCAGAGCGGCATGGATGTTTGGGTGATCGCCAAGCGCGGCCCCATCGCCAACACCGCTGCTGGGCTGCACGACCTCACCACCTGGCTGCAGAAGCGGACGTCTGGAGACGTTCAGGTGGTGATGGAAGCGCCCACCGTGTATTGGGAACGCTGCGCCCACCATTTCCATGCCCAGGGCGTCGCGGTGAGCGTGGTCAACCCCGACCAGATCAAGTATTTCGCCCGTTCCGTATTGCGCCGGGGAAAAACCGATGCCATGGATGCGGAAATCATCGCGCGGTACGGGCTGGTCATGCAGCCCGGGTGCTGGGCACCGCCCAGCACGACCTTGAACGATCTTAAGCACCTGACCCGTGAACGGGAGTCGGTGCTCGGGAGACGCACCCGGGAGAACAACCATCTCATCGCCCTTCGGGATGCCCACCATGCTTCAGCCGTCGTCGTCACGCTCGCGGCCCAGCGGCTCGAACTGCTGGATCGTCAGTTGGTGGCGTTGGACGAAGCGCTGCACACCCTGGTGAACACCGACCAGGAACTCCAGCAGCAGCTGAAGCTGCTGCTGACGGTGCCGGGCTTTGCCTTCATCTCCGCCGTCACGATCCTGGCAGAGACCGCTGGCTTCAGTCGTCTATCCACTGGGGCCGAGATCTCAGCAGCGGCCGGAATGGCCCCATCGCCACAGCAATCGGGGTCGAAAACGGGACGAGGCAGCATCTCGAAGACGGGCAATGCCCGTCTCCGGCGGATCGCCTATCTCTGTGCGCTGGGCGCCGCCAAATCCAACAGCCGGTTGAAGATCTTTTACGAGCAACTCAAGGCACGCGGGAAGCCACCGAAAGTGGCACTGACCGCGCTGGGACGCAAATTACTCTGCATAGGGTTGGCCGTGGTCAAGTCCGGGACGCCCTATCAAGACGACTTTGGTCCGTGTAACGCCCGCGCTGATGGGCCCGCTCAACCCGCCATCCTGTGCGGTTGA
- a CDS encoding HAD family hydrolase — protein sequence MTSPTLPAARHVAFDWGGVFTVGTFDGRSTLNMAQQSGVPVERVRESYFRHVRQLEVGEWTLPQFWTVMQEETGITLPYAEFEALYLGSVHDNEPMYATLAALPAGVRVGLLSNNYPVVSDHLRRDPRFARFDALVFSNEIRQKKPHPAAFTALEEAMGVPAAVIAFVDDVQENIDAARQAGFHGLLYHHDRHAEFERELEAWLAVPVGIRG from the coding sequence ATGACCTCCCCGACCCTCCCAGCCGCCCGTCACGTCGCCTTCGACTGGGGGGGCGTCTTTACCGTCGGCACCTTCGACGGCCGCTCCACCCTGAATATGGCCCAGCAAAGCGGGGTGCCCGTGGAGCGCGTGCGCGAGAGCTACTTCCGCCACGTGCGGCAACTGGAGGTCGGCGAGTGGACTCTCCCGCAGTTCTGGACCGTGATGCAGGAGGAGACGGGTATCACCCTGCCCTACGCCGAGTTCGAGGCGCTGTACCTGGGCAGCGTCCACGACAACGAACCCATGTACGCCACCCTCGCCGCCCTGCCCGCCGGGGTGCGCGTCGGCCTGCTGAGCAACAACTACCCCGTCGTCAGCGACCACCTGCGCCGCGACCCGCGCTTCGCCCGCTTTGACGCCCTGGTCTTCAGCAACGAGATTCGGCAGAAGAAACCGCACCCCGCCGCCTTCACCGCGCTGGAGGAGGCGATGGGGGTGCCCGCCGCCGTAATCGCCTTCGTGGACGACGTGCAGGAGAACATCGACGCTGCCCGCCAGGCAGGCTTCCACGGCCTGCTCTACCACCACGACCGCCACGCCGAGTTCGAGCGCGAGTTGGAGGCGTGGCTGGCCGTGCCGGTCGGCATCCGGGGCTGA